The genomic region gtacctgtcaaatttgacaggatttggtcctgttgttttctaatttcccgtaggagcgaAAGACGTCACCGTGCAATAGAGTATTATTCTGCCCAAGTTTATacaatactccattgcacggtgacgtcatcaagaaatcgttctctttctctcctacggaaaattagaaaacaacacgaccaacacctgtcaaattttacaggtactggtcctgttgttttcaaactctctgaaagagcgaaagagatagaatttcgccgtgaggtggtctattcgGCAGCAGAGGCAGCGAGAACAAAACGAAGCAAATCGAAAACAGCAATAAGGATATTTTTATCACCGTAGTAGAAGTGCAGAGTTGAATAGAGAGATCCAAAATAAACCTTAGAGCTCGGCTGAAGTTCAACCTCGTAGTCTAGGAGGGGGAGCTGTAACAATTCAACCTAATCAACCCCTGTCTGGCGTGAACGCTGGGCAACGTGTTTCAGAGCCAACATACTCTCACGAGAAATCTGCTGTTGCTGAGATGTATTTGGATGATGATGAGAAGGAGAGAGATTGGGAACCTGGTGCTGGACGAGAAAGGATGGTGTTGAAGACATAAATCGGGTGATTGTTGAAGTTGTATTACATATTTTTCTGTTGAAAGTTATGTTATTATTTGaataaagttttgtttattaATAAATTTTGTTACAATACGATGCCGTTTTATGCCGTAGGTCTTGAATAGGTCTTGAAGGGGCTTCAAGaacaaaactataaaaaaaaaacaattctaaatattttgaaatttaaaagttattAATACAAGTAAATTTTATCATTATTATGTTGTTTGGGAAACTTGCTGCAAGCATTGATTGCTCGACGAGCAATACTCTTGatagaaaaaatattttcttagaaGTGAGAAAACTAAACATagtaaattaaaaaatcaataaaaaaaaaacgatgcttCTGTTTTGTAAGTTTTgatgaaattgaatgaaatttggaCTAGTGACTACTTTTAGAATGCTCACCaaataaataattataaaacTTACCTTCATTGGTTCTTCCAGAATTTGAGCTCGTATTTCAAATGGGTTGACACACGACGAGTTTGGTAAAGAGTATGAAATGGCCTTATTTCTAATTTGAGGAAATGGCAGCGAATTTGAAAAGTTACCCAAAATGTCGATCATTCCATTTCTGCGAgaatcaaattttgcgttacgttgcTCTGAAGATAATCGACGATGTTCAACAGCAAATTCTTCTTCATTATATTCTGGCGGACTTTGTATTTCTAACGAGTTCTTGAGGTTGTTATTATTGGCAGAGGAGAAGAGCCCATTTGTACCAGAAAATGGATTTGATAAATTTAGATTTGTTCGATCACATTTTTTCATATTATTACAATCAATACGTTTTGAATGGTTACAATTTTTGTCATTCCTAATATGGGTTCTTATGTAATGCGTTGATTCTAAGGAAATCAAGTTTATATTATTCTCATTTGCATCGCTTTTACTATACTTAGACAAATTCTCAGATATACCACTAGAGTTGTTACTGTCTGTTGAGTTCTGACAATGTGATTGTATACTGTTTGTTTGCTCATTTTCATCAGAGAGTTGCGAGAAATAATTGGGTTTTATATTACATCCATGAATGCCTACGAGTTTTTTGCAATGATGTGACAAATTGGATGAATCATTTTTCAAAACCATCACTGAATCAATAACTTCGGAGCGTGTAGCTCCGTTATTATCATCGATATCAATTGCTTCATCAGTACTCCATGCTGATTCTGATTGCGTTTCTGATTCCACATGTGTAACCCGCATTTGTCCAAAAGAATTTGTAATCGGAATGTAGTTATGGTCACCTGGCATAAGAGTAGTTGTTGGAATTAGAGTTGTTGTCAAGTTTCTCTCGTTTGCTTCTACTACTTCTGAATCTGAAGCTAGAACATCTGTACTCCAAGTGTCTGAAATTATGGATATGGTTTCATCACCTTCAGTGagtttttttatttcaaacttgCAAAACTTGTCTTCAATATCTGAACGCGTTTTATTTAAGATTTTAGTCATTTGTGGTGTGGTGAAATGCTGAACTTCTCCACCACCTTCAGTGATTTGTGATGATGGAGTATCTCGTCCTGATATACTAGGAGTTCCTCTGCCAGATACATTTGCAGATATCATGTCAGAAAGATTGTCGTTATCGTTCTGATCTGCCTCTTCTAGCTCAAGAGAACTAGCTACTGAATGATTGCTATGCGCTTCACTGACTGCTTCTAGGTTATCGGATGTATTACCGGTAGAGCCATCATCATGAgaaagtgagatttttttttgtcttgtgtCTTTTTCAACTTGCATTGTAATGTTTTCTTGTTTTATATTAACAGCTTCACAGAATGGCGCTGGAGGACTGTTGCTTATCACCTTATTGAGAAATTCTTCCTCAGACACCAATTTTTCTTCATTCCATGATAACGGAATCATTAAAAAAGCTTCATCAATCTTTAGTTTTTGACAAGTACTTGTTTCTTTACTTATATCATTGGTTAAATGAGAAGGAGAGCTTGACAAACTTCTAGTTTTCAAAATGCGCGCTTTAGTTTTAGGCTTCGTTTTATTTATATTATGTGAAGCAGTCAATACATTAGCAATTATTTCTGTTTCTTGATTTATCTCTGGCAAATGTATTAATTTATGAAGAATCTGTTTTAGTTTGTGAATCTCATCCATTGAAATTTCACGTTCTTGCTCATTTACAGCAGCGATCATATTTACCAATGTTATTAGTTCACCATAAGTTGCTATTACAATGGTACTGCTAGGTAAATTGTTGCTATATGCATCACTATTGCTTTCATAATTGCTTTCAAATGTTTCATAATCAAGTTGATCTattaaatttcttaagcaatgttTGTCAAATTTTGCATAAAGTTCGTGCAATTTATCTTCGACCGGCTGAATTTCCATTAGAGCTAACATCCGAATCACTTGTCCAATTTGAATCAAATTAAAACGTGCATTATCTGATAATGGAGCGTCTATAATACCATGTATATTGGGGCTCAAAATAGCGGGGCAAATAAAGTTTGTGAATATTAAATCTGTCATTATTATGTGAATGTtctcttttgaaagttcaacacGCTGAAGAAAGTGATTCATGGATTGATACAGCCAGCGCAGCGTCGCTGGATATAAGCACCAGTTATCACTGAAAGACTTGATAAAATTAGATACATGCATGTGTAAGCGATCAATTGCGGTTCTCCTGTACTGTTTAAGATTATCCATATAATCAGCAGAGGTCGGTTCACCGAACATTTCAGCGTTCTCTGTTTGGTTTTGCACTGAAATGATTTTATTGGCATCGATCTCGAATTTCATTTCATCGTCCATAAGTACGGCCATAACAGGATCAAAGAgaatagttttcaaaaatattttcgatGCAAAGGAGGATTCATAGTATTTTTGGAACAGTCGCGTGAATGTGGATGAACCGCTCCGCAGTAGTCTCCGTGGGTTATCACTCTTGGCAATTTggattttaatttgaatttggaGCATTTTTATTATCATTTCTACATCCTTGGGATAAATTCCACTCCTGTATAAACCATTCACAACAAAATTGATGGTAGAATCTATTCGTGCTTTGCTGGTTCCATTTTTATCTGCAAGAGATAAGGCGTAAGCAATAATCGCAGGTTTATCATATAGGAAGTTTAGCATCTCTATTAAAGCTATAATTTGTGGGTATTCAACAAATTTGCAGTGATAAATGTCGATGAAGTAACAATTTTCTAGTAGATCTATACGCTGACATAACGCAGAAAGTCCGGATTCTGGTTTTGCTAATATGAGGTTGTGCATTACTTGACGCTGGCGAGCGCAAATCCATGCCAcctgtttgaagttgaaaaataatGTACAGAACAATTTTAAACATGAAGATTGTACAAACCTGTTGGGTATGGCACAAGTATTTTTCATATAATTTATGTGAACTAGCAAAATTGCTCTGTTCATTTGATACAAACAATTGCTCTCTTCGTAAAGATTTTGCTATATTCACAATTGACATAAAATCGACTTCACTTGCGGGATCAATCTTGTTTTCCATTTTATTTTACTTATTCAATACTCAATACTGAACTCaacgttttaaaaatatttgctatATGCAATTAATGCATGTTTTTAATAAAAGAGAAAACCCTTGAGAGAGACTGCATTTACTGAGACAATACCTAGCAAATATTTAGCAAATTCCAATTGGACAGCCAAATGTCAGTCAAAGCAAAATCTGAAAACATATCAGTAAATATTTTTACCGTAAACAAGAGTAAAATTATCCAAtggtattattttttttctgtgggcCTTTGTATGTATTAAAATATAACGCAACTGTATTTTGTAATAAAATAATGAAACATGAAAATCATTGAACAGAAAGTGTGTTCTGGAATTAAAAATACAAACATTTATTAGAAAAAACAGGaattaaatattattttttaataataatCATCGACTAGTTAAATAAATTCTCACATTCTTATTTaatattcattcaattgaatgagttTAGTTAGGTGTTGTTTTTTGGGTGTGTGAGCAGCACCACCTAATGCATAAGTATATAGATTAAACTGgctaatggtccactgcacgaatttatgctggcctgcttactctcaccggaaatttgacgtttgagcggtgccggtgCAGCATAAATCCGTGGAGTGGATCATTGATgttatttttcttctttatggctcaacgttcgcattggaacttggcctgcctctcttcaacttggagttctttgaacatttcatttttttattaattgaagggcttcctttgcctgccattgcacgaattactacgctatgtccaaagggaagtattatgaaaagtataTGTACCTCAATTtttttcgctagaaccgtatttttggacctctagattcagaatatgtacgatttaaaatcatccttctgaggtttttttttatacatttttatatgggatgaaattgaccttaaaattaCTTTTgtcgacatttgtatgggaaacaggaaaaaaatcaaaaatatcaaaaaacccaagatgaaatattttaaaccgaaCAGATTCTAAAACTAGAGGTCTAAacctacgatcctagggaataacatttgaggttcattcattttttataatgcttgcctttggacatagcgtgtactacattgtgtgacaagtacaatgatacattatgcccagggagtcgagaaaactgtcccgaccggaacgagaatcgaacccgccgtttctggATTGGTAATCCATagccttcttctccttcttcttttttctggccaactagcaccgttcggcgccagttgtgttttacgtcggctgggtctaggagctaagccttaaaattccgacgccccagggagacagccaccacacctgaggacccaaggggttggtcattcagcacacttcatttgtgccgttatttttgagcgtgtgccaaaaCTTTGCCGACcatttttcagtgtgtgccgaagtgtgccgaacgtgccgagCGAGAGCTGTGCCGCATGTGCCCAGTGGAGTGTTTTCTTCGAATGTTTTTGCGTTATTTGAAATCCTGTCTGTTTTTGACAACAGTTGTTAATCCAATCGATGTTTATCAACAAAATTCCGCCCACAACACTTGTACAAAATCAATATAATGtgattttttgcaatcgtaagtatttTGGCAGATTAATTATATACCGCAAagttgttgtgcccatgtgtgccagAAGTGTGCCGAattgtgccgagatgtgccggcgtatgtgccgggcacaatgtgccgagtgaccaaccccttgtgaggaccctacatatcgaacccatcaacacatgggccgggacctacggcttggctttacttcctatccgagggaaggtgtgatcacggattttatgcctcagaaaatcccatcggcgtcgacgggaattgaaccccgaccgtgagatgcaaccacgcttaccactacaccaccgacgccgacgatccatagccttaacgactaggctaactggagacctgagagagaggagacagctcactgacagccacgatgtttacatgtcttcttcttacttctttgtACAACTTTGAGcgtcgcacaatggtttgaaaatataatatTGATCAAAAATGATTTTCATATTACGTTTGCTGCTACTACTAATGGACAActaatggattcgttgcgctggtttAGGAAAAGTGATCATCATTATTTTTACAAAGAAttacaattttttattttttatttttaattacaaaataatttcaaaaagaagCGTTGGAAATTTCACCACcttacaccatcaatgtgcgattttcagttcGGTTCttcttgacattaagtagcacgcaatcgaagtcAGCTGTCTTCTCTCTCTCAGCTGGAGACCATTGATGTGGCGAATTTTGCTGAAAGTCAAGAGAAAACATTATATCCCAGTAGACAGGGACaaaaatttgtccaaaaagaaactaaAGCTCAAACATATTGCtttactcgatcgaattttcatttgtATCCAACGTATGttatttcttgagttctttccttatcAAATATTTGACCGTGTGCACTTATAACCATATTATTTGGTATGACAAATTTCAAGTTTACGTCGTTGATCGGTAgttacacggaaccagaaatcaactcaaatataggttcttttcactcatatcgacTTTTCCGTGCGTTTACCCTATAGCCAAATCGCGTAAAAGCTCTAAGGGTCTGTTCAAAAGATGTTATAGTACTATatcgcgaaaactagatgcaataaattaaacaaattttcagcagggtagaagttgttgagagtcgactccgctgtggtgtcaaaattcgctgcccgagtgaacttAACAGCGGGCGGTGtactcgtctatggacttatccaccgatgaaccgaattcatcgcggtccgagaattttgacactagagcggggtctgttccaatcagaattggacgattctgattggaacagaccccgctctagtgt from Aedes albopictus strain Foshan unplaced genomic scaffold, AalbF5 HiC_scaffold_641, whole genome shotgun sequence harbors:
- the LOC134284732 gene encoding receptor-mediated endocytosis protein 6 homolog isoform X1; this encodes MENKIDPASEVDFMSIVNIAKSLRREQLFVSNEQSNFASSHKLYEKYLCHTQQVAWICARQRQVMHNLILAKPESGLSALCQRIDLLENCYFIDIYHCKFVEYPQIIALIEMLNFLYDKPAIIAYALSLADKNGTSKARIDSTINFVVNGLYRSGIYPKDVEMIIKMLQIQIKIQIAKSDNPRRLLRSGSSTFTRLFQKYYESSFASKIFLKTILFDPVMAVLMDDEMKFEIDANKIISVQNQTENAEMFGEPTSADYMDNLKQYRRTAIDRLHMHVSNFIKSFSDNWCLYPATLRWLYQSMNHFLQRVELSKENIHIIMTDLIFTNFICPAILSPNIHGIIDAPLSDNARFNLIQIGQVIRMLALMEIQPVEDKLHELYAKFDKHCLRNLIDQLDYETFESNYESNSDAYSNNLPSSTIVIATYGELITLVNMIAAVNEQEREISMDEIHKLKQILHKLIHLPEINQETEIIANVLTASHNINKTKPKTKARILKTRSLSSSPSHLTNDISKETSTCQKLKIDEAFLMIPLSWNEEKLVSEEEFLNKVISNSPPAPFCEAVNIKQENITMQVEKDTRQKKISLSHDDGSTGNTSDNLEAVSEAHSNHSVASSLELEEADQNDNDNLSDMISANVSGRGTPSISGRDTPSSQITEGGGEVQHFTTPQMTKILNKTRSDIEDKFCKFEIKKLTEGDETISIISDTWSTDVLASDSEVVEANERNLTTTLIPTTTLMPGDHNYIPITNSFGQMRVTHVESETQSESAWSTDEAIDIDDNNGATRSEVIDSVMVLKNDSSNLSHHCKKLVGIHGCNIKPNYFSQLSDENEQTNSIQSHCQNSTDSNNSSGISENLSKYSKSDANENNINLISLESTHYIRTHIRNDKNCNHSKRIDCNNMKKCDRTNLNLSNPFSGTNGLFSSANNNNLKNSLEIQSPPEYNEEEFAVEHRRLSSEQRNAKFDSRRNGMIDILGNFSNSLPFPQIRNKAISYSLPNSSCVNPFEIRAQILEEPMKIRSTKNSSSRITSKIHNAESLSGVNMISSYVTDEYHQKANNEEKSPCSDGLVSKLSGKITGTIPKSISFDSSADKANRNDSTITKISEASQFTESLKTNASFFTKLKFGFKNRRSTNIKARFSINGQSDNLDVLLKNRIADSEETTEDILAKYRRKTSIPTDINSSLSNCFAVTRVKAEEDANKKLSEKSSHEYPIDSTGIKKKLRSVLSYTDICSQDFKKYRVSMKLLHSVTKINCLSVSRANLCVSEGFWAAESESGLRFALTRHNFELYLNL
- the LOC134284732 gene encoding receptor-mediated endocytosis protein 6 homolog isoform X2 encodes the protein MENKIDPASEVDFMSIVNIAKSLRREQLFVSNEQSNFASSHKLYEKYLCHTQQVAWICARQRQVMHNLILAKPESGLSALCQRIDLLENCYFIDIYHCKFVEYPQIIALIEMLNFLYDKPAIIAYALSLADKNGTSKARIDSTINFVVNGLYRSGIYPKDVEMIIKMLQIQIKIQIAKSDNPRRLLRSGSSTFTRLFQKYYESSFASKIFLKTILFDPVMAVLMDDEMKFEIDANKIISVQNQTENAEMFGEPTSADYMDNLKQYRRTAIDRLHMHVSNFIKSFSDNWCLYPATLRWLYQSMNHFLQRVELSKENIHIIMTDLIFTNFICPAILSPNIHGIIDAPLSDNARFNLIQIGQVIRMLALMEIQPVEDKLHELYAKFDKHCLRNLIDQLDYETFESNYESNSDAYSNNLPSSTIVIATYGELITLVNMIAAVNEQEREISMDEIHKLKQILHKLIHLPEINQETEIIANVLTASHNINKTKPKTKARILKTRSLSSSPSHLTNDISKETSTCQKLKIDEAFLMIPLSWNEEKLVSEEEFLNKVISNSPPAPFCEAVNIKQENITMQVEKDTRQKKISLSHDDGSTGNTSDNLEAVSEAHSNHSVASSLELEEADQNDNDNLSDMISANVSGRGTPSISGRDTPSSQITEGGGEVQHFTTPQMTKILNKTRSDIEDKFCKFEIKKLTEGDETISIISDTWSTDVLASDSEVVEANERNLTTTLIPTTTLMPGDHNYIPITNSFGQMRVTHVESETQSESAWSTDEAIDIDDNNGATRSEVIDSVMVLKNDSSNLSHHCKKLVGIHGCNIKPNYFSQLSDENEQTNSIQSHCQNSTDSNNSSGISENLSKYSKSDANENNINLISLESTHYIRTHIRNDKNCNHSKRIDCNNMKKCDRTNLNLSNPFSGTNGLFSSANNNNLKNSLEIQSPPEYNEEEFAVEHRRLSSEQRNAKFDSRRNGMIDILGNFSNSLPFPQIRNKAISYSLPNSSCVNPFEIRAQILEEPMKNCRFRGDY